A single window of Drosophila suzukii chromosome 3, CBGP_Dsuzu_IsoJpt1.0, whole genome shotgun sequence DNA harbors:
- the LOC118877603 gene encoding uncharacterized protein isoform X2 produces MLICCMDNCEFNNIISSDDENVRCWLCDEYAHIKCAGISENILDLMEMKSGLKWSCEDCRVIKSQMGRYMRQTRMEITELFSEVRAVHEKYLKLESAFSSRCQGVYNPVDTVSQPVKQDKSNSGDTVTEEKTKFAETLDVAHSGYATLKEPSVNNWHQNSAPVALPIIPIPDILRAVPPMKAVFVSRLTTSTTEDALKHYIVAKLSYPDPDDIVVRKIYNKQRRKISSFKVLAPDLIYNRILSPEFWPEHIVVHEFQKKHDLKSNNL; encoded by the exons ATGTTGATCTGCTGCATGGATAACTGCGAATTCAACAATATAATCAGTAGTGACGATGAGAATGTTAGGTGCTGGCTCTGTGACGAATATGCCCATATCAAGTGCGCAGGCATATCTGAAAATATACTGGACTTAATGGAAATGAAAAGTGGTCTCAAATGGTCCTGTGAAGACTGCAGAGTGATTAAGTCCCAAATGGGAAGGTATATGAGGCAAACACGAATGGAAATCACTGAGCTCTTCAGCGAAGTTCGAGCTGTTCATGAAAAGTATTTGAAATTGGAATCAGCCTTTTCATCTC GTTGTCAGGGTGTTTACAATCCTGTGGATACTGTTTCACAGCCAGTGAAACAAGATAAATCGAATTCTGGGGATACTGTTACTGAGGAGAAAACTAAATTTGCGGAGACATTAGATGTCGCACATTCTGGATATGCTACTTTGAAAGAGCCTTCGGTTAATAACTGGCATCAAAATTCGGCTCCTGTGGCACTACCCATTATACCTATCCCTGATATCCTGAGAGCGGTTCCTCCAATGAAGGCTGTCTTCGTCTCCAGGCTTACAACATCAACTACTGAAGACGCCCTTAAACACTACATAGTTGCCAAGCTTTCCTATCCCGATCCCGATGACATTGTCgttagaaaaatatataataaacaGAGACGAAAGATTTCATCGTTCAAAGTCCTGGCACCTGATCTCATATATAACAGGATCTTAAGTCCTGAATTCTGGCCAGAGCACATTGTTGTGCACGAGTTCCAAAAAAAACATGATCTTAAATCAAACAATTTGTAA
- the LOC118877603 gene encoding uncharacterized protein isoform X1, which translates to MLICCMDNCEFNNIISSDDENVRCWLCDEYAHIKCAGISENILDLMEMKSGLKWSCEDCRVIKSQMGRYMRQTRMEITELFSEVRAVHEKYLKLESAFSSHLLGCQGVYNPVDTVSQPVKQDKSNSGDTVTEEKTKFAETLDVAHSGYATLKEPSVNNWHQNSAPVALPIIPIPDILRAVPPMKAVFVSRLTTSTTEDALKHYIVAKLSYPDPDDIVVRKIYNKQRRKISSFKVLAPDLIYNRILSPEFWPEHIVVHEFQKKHDLKSNNL; encoded by the exons ATGTTGATCTGCTGCATGGATAACTGCGAATTCAACAATATAATCAGTAGTGACGATGAGAATGTTAGGTGCTGGCTCTGTGACGAATATGCCCATATCAAGTGCGCAGGCATATCTGAAAATATACTGGACTTAATGGAAATGAAAAGTGGTCTCAAATGGTCCTGTGAAGACTGCAGAGTGATTAAGTCCCAAATGGGAAGGTATATGAGGCAAACACGAATGGAAATCACTGAGCTCTTCAGCGAAGTTCGAGCTGTTCATGAAAAGTATTTGAAATTGGAATCAGCCTTTTCATCTC ATTTACTAGGTTGTCAGGGTGTTTACAATCCTGTGGATACTGTTTCACAGCCAGTGAAACAAGATAAATCGAATTCTGGGGATACTGTTACTGAGGAGAAAACTAAATTTGCGGAGACATTAGATGTCGCACATTCTGGATATGCTACTTTGAAAGAGCCTTCGGTTAATAACTGGCATCAAAATTCGGCTCCTGTGGCACTACCCATTATACCTATCCCTGATATCCTGAGAGCGGTTCCTCCAATGAAGGCTGTCTTCGTCTCCAGGCTTACAACATCAACTACTGAAGACGCCCTTAAACACTACATAGTTGCCAAGCTTTCCTATCCCGATCCCGATGACATTGTCgttagaaaaatatataataaacaGAGACGAAAGATTTCATCGTTCAAAGTCCTGGCACCTGATCTCATATATAACAGGATCTTAAGTCCTGAATTCTGGCCAGAGCACATTGTTGTGCACGAGTTCCAAAAAAAACATGATCTTAAATCAAACAATTTGTAA